The genomic segment ACTGAGGCACGATCTGAAGGGGTCCCTCGGCCGCTGCGATTTCCTCGACCGTAAGTCCGCTGGCGACGGCTAGGTCCTCAAGACTGTAACCCTCGCAATCCTGGCTTCGCGGCTGCGGAGGTGTTGTCGGCGGTAGCGAATTGATCCATTTCAAACTCCAAATCACATTGATGAAGCGGCTGAGGGGGCGATCTGTCCCCGACGGGCTGGCTCCTTCGTGGTGTCGCTGGTTAGCGGTTAGCCGCCAACGCCGAGCCGCTTGGTTTTCTCTTCGCAGACGACGCTCTTCTTGCCTGGCGGCGCTTCCATGATGCCTGTTGCCCAAACGGTGATGCGCATGCGGCCGGATCTGAAGACGAAGCGGCGTTCAGTGGTCTGCTTGCCTGCCGTATAACCTGCACGAAAACATGCCGTGCCGCCGACCGATTGACCCGCTCACGGAAAGACTGCGGCTGCGACCACCACCTGTGGCGTCCTTTGAGTGAGGAACGACCGCCGTCAGGATCCCGAAGAGTTGGAGACTGAGGTCTTGTTGTAGATCGCTCCTCCGCTATGTCGATAGCTGGAGGATGTCACATGCCAACGCACGACGAACACTTCCGCATGCTTTCGGAAGCGGTACAGGCTTGGTACCGCTATTACGAGGTCGAACCCGACGACCAGGCGTCGCAAACCTTGTGCTCGGCCGCCATCGAGTTCTTCAACGAAGGCGTGACATCGTTAGAGGATGTCACAACGTTGCTCATCGGCACTTATGTCGGCAGGTGGGCGACGCGCGTAAACGCGCCGACGTCGGCCGCCGTTCACTGAGCTGCCGGGTCGACGGGATAACCGATTTCGTCCTGCACCTTGCTGATCGACAGCTTCCCGCCCAGCGGAGAGACGTGCTCAGCAGCTTCGATTTCGTTATCGTCCTTGAGAAGCCAGCAACTACCAGTCGGCCGGAGCGACACCGCGGAGGTCTTTGCGGTGCAGGATCGAGGTCAGCCGGTTGCGGCACCTGCGACGAATGTCTTGCACCGCACGAATTGGCCGGAACATCTTGAATCCGCGTTCGTTTTTAGATGGTCGAAACACAGGAGGCTCTATCATGGCTACTACATCACGTGGACGAAATCAGGACCGGGCGCGCGTCGCCGCCGGTCAGAAGCATGAAGTCGCATACGAGGCGAAAAAGGAAAACGTTTCGAAGGATACGGTCAAGAAGGCGGTCAAGTCTGCCGGTAACAGCCGCAAAAAAGTCGAGGCCGAGATTGATCGCCACTGACGGTGATCGCCAGTTACAACGTGAACGGCGTCAATGGCCGTCTCGAAGTCCTGCTTCGGTGGATTGGGGAGACCGCGCGGGACGTCTGCCTGCTGCCATGGTGTTCACGTTCTTGGCCAGTTCGGCAATTTATCATTTCTCTTCATAGATTGAAAGCAAGTTGCAGCTAAGGTCGCATTCTCGTATGGAGGGTAAAATGCTGAGATTTGTCGGCCTTTCTTTTATGTTTGGGGCTGTCGCCTTCTTAGTCCTCGAGCTGATGCGGTTGCATTGGGGCGATGACTCGATGTTCACAGAGCCTTACCTCGGTTTCTGGTTCCTTTTCGGTGAACTGATCGGCGGGATCGGTGTTCAAACGATCTTTGGAT from the Rhizobium acidisoli genome contains:
- a CDS encoding DUF3606 domain-containing protein, coding for MATTSRGRNQDRARVAAGQKHEVAYEAKKENVSKDTVKKAVKSAGNSRKKVEAEIDRH